In Variovorax sp. J2L1-78, the following are encoded in one genomic region:
- a CDS encoding GMC family oxidoreductase: MSDTTFDYIVIGGGTAGALMCNRLSADKRKRVLLIEAGRRDDYHWIHIPVGYLYCIGNPRTDWLYSTEPDPGLNGRTLRYPRGKTLGGSSSINGMIYMRGQSRDYDQWAQLTGDDAWKWDNVLPAFKQHEDHYLGADEMHGAGGEWRVEKQRLRWDILDAFAQAAQEAGIPHSTDFNRGSNEGVGYFQVNQKNGWRWNTAKAFLRPTCYGRPNFEMWTGAQVTKLIVETQPDGTQRCTGAQVWDGQEMVTAHATDEVLLCGGSIGSPQMLQLSGIGPADLLRERGIDVVADLPGVGANLQDHLQIRAVFKIDGAPTLNVLASSMMGKAKIGLEYLMKRSGPMSMAPSQLGAFTRSSPDHEWPNLEYHVQPLSLDAFGDPLHAFPAFTASVCNLNPTSRGSVRIKSARFEDAPAIAPNYLSTDEDRKVAADSLRVTRRIAAQPALSKYKPIEWKPGPQYESDDDLARLAGDIATTIFHPVGTTKMGADGDPMAVLDSRLRVRDGRGGLIAGLRVVDAGAMPTITSGNTNSPTLMMAEKAAGWVLGR, from the coding sequence GTGAGCGACACCACATTCGACTACATCGTCATCGGCGGCGGCACGGCCGGCGCGCTGATGTGCAACCGACTCTCGGCGGACAAGCGCAAGCGCGTGCTGCTGATCGAGGCGGGCCGCCGCGACGATTACCACTGGATCCACATCCCGGTCGGCTACCTCTACTGCATCGGCAACCCGCGCACCGACTGGCTCTACAGCACCGAGCCCGACCCGGGCCTCAACGGCCGCACGCTGCGCTACCCGCGCGGCAAGACGCTCGGCGGCAGCTCCAGCATCAACGGGATGATCTACATGCGCGGCCAGTCGCGCGACTACGACCAGTGGGCGCAGCTCACCGGCGACGATGCGTGGAAATGGGACAACGTGCTGCCTGCCTTCAAGCAGCACGAGGACCACTACCTCGGCGCCGACGAGATGCACGGCGCGGGCGGCGAATGGCGGGTGGAGAAGCAGCGCCTGCGCTGGGACATCCTCGACGCCTTCGCACAGGCCGCGCAGGAAGCCGGCATCCCGCACTCCACTGACTTCAACCGCGGCAGCAACGAAGGCGTGGGCTACTTCCAGGTCAACCAGAAGAATGGCTGGCGCTGGAACACGGCCAAGGCCTTTCTGCGGCCGACCTGCTACGGCCGGCCGAACTTCGAGATGTGGACCGGCGCGCAGGTCACGAAGCTGATCGTCGAGACGCAGCCCGACGGCACGCAACGCTGCACCGGCGCGCAGGTGTGGGACGGCCAGGAGATGGTGACGGCGCACGCCACCGACGAGGTGCTGCTGTGCGGCGGCAGCATCGGTTCGCCGCAGATGCTGCAGCTCTCGGGCATCGGCCCGGCCGACCTGCTGCGGGAGCGCGGCATCGACGTGGTGGCCGACCTGCCCGGCGTGGGCGCGAACCTGCAGGACCACCTGCAGATCCGCGCCGTGTTCAAGATCGACGGCGCGCCGACGCTCAACGTGCTGGCGTCGTCGATGATGGGCAAGGCGAAGATCGGCCTCGAGTACCTGATGAAGCGCAGCGGACCGATGAGCATGGCGCCGTCGCAGCTGGGCGCCTTCACGCGCAGTTCGCCCGACCACGAATGGCCGAACCTCGAGTACCACGTGCAGCCGCTGTCGCTCGACGCCTTCGGCGACCCGCTGCACGCCTTCCCGGCCTTCACCGCGAGCGTGTGCAACCTGAACCCGACCAGCCGCGGCTCGGTGCGCATCAAGAGCGCGCGCTTCGAGGACGCACCGGCGATCGCGCCCAACTACCTGAGCACCGACGAGGACCGCAAGGTCGCGGCCGATTCGCTGCGCGTGACCCGCCGCATCGCTGCGCAGCCGGCGCTATCGAAGTACAAGCCGATCGAATGGAAGCCGGGGCCGCAGTACGAGAGCGACGACGACTTGGCACGCCTCGCTGGCGACATCGCGACCACGATCTTTCATCCGGTAGGCACCACTAAGATGGGTGCGGATGGCGACCCAATGGCGGTGCTGGATTCGCGCTTGCGGGTGCGGGACGGGCGCGGGGGTTTGATCGCCGGCCTGCGCGTCGTCGATGCGGGGGCGATGCCGACGATCACGAGCGGGAACACGAACAGTCCGACCTTGATGATGGCGGAGAAGGCTGCGGGGTGGGTTTTGGGGCGGTAG
- a CDS encoding ABC transporter substrate-binding protein — MSISRIAPHSGALRRAVFTTLAAAALAASGVAGAQTKTLYIGMNGGTFEKAYTQYVFPAFEKANNVKVVVVPGTSSDILAKAQANKDKPQMHVMFLDDGIMARAIGMGLCEKQRPSAALNEIYPAARFKGDMASGVSLGMTGLAYNAKMFKEKGWAPPTSWMDLADPKYKGKVVFQSASASSFGLHGFLMFNRIQGGNEKNVEPGFKAWPTTIGPNVLEYIPSSAKISEMVQTNEAAVFPLTPTIVAAMKTKGIPVEYANPKEGSVVLIVGQCVIANNSEPELAQKLTEFLLSPLAQANVLQYGSQIPTNPKAPVVGEGVAQVAAINGYMKTAITVDWESINANRPAWNARWNKTIER, encoded by the coding sequence ATGTCCATCTCCCGCATCGCCCCCCACTCCGGAGCCCTGCGCCGCGCCGTCTTCACCACGCTGGCTGCTGCGGCCCTGGCCGCCAGCGGCGTGGCCGGCGCGCAGACCAAGACGCTCTACATCGGCATGAACGGCGGCACCTTCGAGAAGGCGTACACGCAGTACGTCTTCCCGGCCTTCGAGAAGGCCAACAACGTCAAGGTGGTGGTCGTGCCCGGCACCTCGTCCGATATCCTGGCCAAGGCGCAGGCCAACAAGGACAAGCCGCAGATGCACGTGATGTTCCTCGACGACGGCATCATGGCGCGTGCCATCGGCATGGGCCTGTGCGAGAAGCAGCGCCCGAGCGCCGCGCTCAACGAGATCTACCCGGCCGCGCGCTTCAAGGGCGACATGGCCAGCGGCGTGAGCCTGGGCATGACTGGCTTGGCCTACAACGCCAAGATGTTCAAGGAAAAGGGCTGGGCGCCGCCCACCTCGTGGATGGATCTGGCCGACCCGAAGTACAAGGGCAAGGTGGTGTTCCAGTCGGCCTCGGCGTCGTCCTTCGGCCTGCATGGCTTCCTGATGTTCAACCGCATCCAGGGCGGCAACGAGAAGAACGTCGAGCCCGGGTTCAAGGCCTGGCCGACCACGATCGGGCCGAACGTGCTGGAGTACATCCCCAGCTCGGCCAAGATTTCCGAGATGGTCCAGACCAACGAGGCCGCGGTCTTCCCGCTGACACCGACGATCGTGGCGGCGATGAAGACCAAGGGCATCCCCGTCGAATACGCGAACCCGAAGGAGGGCTCTGTGGTGCTCATCGTCGGCCAGTGCGTGATCGCCAACAACAGCGAGCCCGAGCTGGCGCAGAAGCTCACCGAGTTCCTGCTCTCCCCGCTGGCGCAGGCGAACGTGCTGCAGTACGGCAGCCAGATCCCGACCAACCCCAAGGCACCGGTCGTGGGCGAGGGCGTCGCGCAGGTGGCGGCGATCAACGGCTACATGAAGACCGCGATCACGGTGGATTGGGAGAGCATCAATGCGAACCGGCCGGCGTGGAATGCGCGGTGGAACAAGACGATCGAGCGTTGA
- a CDS encoding NAD(P)/FAD-dependent oxidoreductase — MTQRIVTDVAIVGGGIVGSSAALALRRMGLRVVLLERDLCGSRSSGVNYGGVRRQGRPISQLPLAQRAHGIWGRLPELLGTDGEYIRSGHFKIARSEADLAALEAYRDSARDFDLGIDILSGARLRAQCPWLGGKAVGGSLCMEDGQANPRLVSPAFALAARRAGADIHERTRVDEIAHDGQFFHLRAGNTLAVRSQVLLNCAGAWANRIAEQFGDAVPMHSGHPAMAVTEPLPFFMHWSLGVEGGSVYCRQVARGNLVLGGGPGRALDADRARSDRASMAALATQAIELLPVLRHAHFIRTWSGTEGYLPDRQPVIGPSRTTTGLFHGFGFAGAGFQVGPAVGEVLAELVSDGRSTTPIDAFGIGRFAHTPVVEPALAH, encoded by the coding sequence ATGACGCAACGCATCGTGACCGATGTCGCCATCGTCGGCGGTGGCATCGTCGGCAGCTCGGCCGCGCTGGCCCTGCGCCGCATGGGGCTGCGCGTGGTGCTGCTCGAGCGCGACCTGTGCGGCTCGCGCTCGAGCGGCGTCAACTACGGCGGCGTGCGCCGCCAGGGTCGGCCGATTAGCCAGCTGCCGCTGGCGCAGCGCGCGCACGGCATCTGGGGCCGGCTGCCCGAACTGCTCGGCACCGACGGCGAGTACATCCGCTCGGGCCACTTCAAGATCGCCCGCAGCGAGGCCGACCTGGCCGCGCTCGAGGCCTACCGCGACAGCGCGCGCGACTTCGACCTGGGCATCGACATCCTCTCCGGCGCGCGGCTGCGCGCGCAGTGCCCGTGGCTGGGCGGTAAGGCCGTCGGTGGCTCGCTGTGCATGGAGGACGGCCAGGCCAACCCGCGCCTGGTGTCGCCGGCCTTCGCGCTCGCGGCACGGCGCGCGGGCGCCGACATCCACGAACGCACGCGGGTCGACGAGATCGCCCACGATGGCCAGTTCTTCCATCTGCGCGCGGGCAACACGCTGGCGGTGAGGTCGCAGGTGTTGCTCAACTGCGCCGGCGCCTGGGCCAACCGCATCGCCGAGCAGTTTGGCGACGCGGTGCCGATGCACTCCGGCCACCCGGCCATGGCGGTCACCGAGCCGCTGCCCTTCTTCATGCACTGGAGCCTGGGCGTGGAAGGCGGCAGCGTGTACTGCCGCCAGGTCGCACGCGGCAACCTGGTGCTCGGCGGCGGGCCGGGCCGTGCGCTCGATGCCGACCGCGCGCGTTCCGATCGCGCGTCGATGGCCGCGCTCGCCACGCAGGCGATCGAACTGCTGCCCGTGCTGCGGCACGCCCATTTCATCCGCACCTGGAGCGGCACCGAAGGCTACCTGCCCGACCGCCAGCCGGTGATCGGCCCGAGCCGAACCACGACCGGGCTGTTCCACGGCTTCGGCTTTGCCGGCGCCGGCTTCCAGGTCGGGCCCGCCGTGGGCGAGGTGCTGGCGGAGCTGGTGAGCGATGGCCGCAGCACCACGCCCATCGACGCCTTCGGCATCGGCCGTTTCGCCCACACACCCGTCGTCGAGCCTGCGCTCGCGCATTGA
- a CDS encoding FAD/NAD(P)-dependent oxidoreductase has product MTSTPELQPVIVGAGPAGIRAAQTLAAHGLRPIVIDEAARAGGQIYRRPPAHFKRTPQTLYGTEAARAAAVHAAIDGLQGRIDHRPDSLVWSVQDQQLDVLHGPTQTTHTVPYGQLIVATGATDRVLPVPGWTLPGVYTLGGAQVALKFQGCAIGSRVVFAGTGPLLYLVAYQYAKAGVEVAAVLDTARFADQLAAVPALLRQPAVFAKGVYYVAWLRAHGVALHSGVRLVRMQGDERVRSVVWAESGREHTLDCDAVGFGYALRSETQLADLLGCRFAFAPLHRAHLPERDAAGRSSVPGVYLAGDGAGIMGADAAEWAGELAALTLLADHGVAVDAQRANRLQQKLEKLMGFRAGLERAFPFPEDWAAQASDDLVVCRCENITAGELRRAVANSGADEMNRLKALTRVGMGRCQGRMCGVAAAEILAHATGRPVAQVGRLRGQAPIKPIPIHLVPADSPTHEEVTA; this is encoded by the coding sequence ATGACAAGTACGCCCGAACTGCAGCCCGTCATCGTCGGCGCCGGCCCGGCCGGCATCCGCGCGGCGCAGACGCTGGCCGCGCATGGCCTGCGGCCGATCGTGATCGACGAGGCCGCACGCGCCGGCGGCCAGATCTACCGCCGCCCGCCCGCACATTTCAAGCGCACGCCGCAGACGCTCTACGGCACCGAGGCCGCGCGCGCTGCAGCCGTGCATGCGGCCATCGACGGCCTGCAGGGCCGCATCGACCACCGCCCCGACAGCCTCGTGTGGAGCGTGCAGGACCAGCAGCTCGACGTGCTGCACGGCCCCACGCAGACCACGCACACCGTGCCGTACGGCCAGCTCATCGTCGCCACCGGCGCGACCGACCGCGTGCTGCCCGTGCCCGGCTGGACGCTGCCCGGCGTGTACACGCTCGGCGGCGCCCAGGTAGCGCTCAAGTTCCAGGGCTGCGCCATCGGTTCGCGTGTGGTGTTCGCGGGCACCGGGCCGCTGCTCTATCTGGTGGCGTACCAGTATGCAAAGGCGGGTGTGGAGGTGGCGGCGGTGCTCGACACGGCACGCTTCGCCGATCAGCTCGCGGCCGTGCCCGCGCTGCTGCGGCAGCCCGCGGTGTTCGCCAAGGGCGTGTACTACGTCGCCTGGCTGCGAGCGCATGGTGTGGCGCTGCACAGCGGCGTGCGGCTGGTCCGCATGCAGGGCGACGAACGCGTGCGGTCGGTGGTCTGGGCCGAAAGCGGCCGCGAGCACACGCTCGACTGCGATGCCGTCGGCTTCGGCTACGCACTGCGCTCCGAAACCCAGCTGGCCGACCTGCTCGGCTGCCGCTTCGCCTTCGCGCCGCTGCACCGCGCGCACCTGCCCGAGCGCGACGCGGCCGGGCGCTCCAGCGTGCCGGGCGTGTACCTCGCGGGCGACGGCGCCGGCATCATGGGCGCCGACGCGGCGGAGTGGGCCGGCGAGCTCGCGGCCCTCACGTTGCTGGCCGACCATGGCGTGGCTGTCGATGCGCAGCGCGCCAATAGGCTGCAGCAGAAGCTTGAAAAGCTCATGGGCTTCCGCGCAGGGCTGGAACGCGCCTTTCCCTTTCCCGAAGACTGGGCCGCGCAGGCGTCGGACGACCTCGTCGTGTGCCGCTGCGAGAACATCACGGCCGGCGAACTGCGCCGCGCCGTCGCCAACAGCGGGGCCGACGAAATGAACCGGCTCAAGGCACTCACGCGCGTCGGCATGGGCCGTTGCCAGGGCCGCATGTGCGGCGTCGCGGCGGCGGAGATCCTCGCGCACGCCACCGGCCGGCCGGTGGCGCAGGTCGGCCGCTTGCGTGGGCAGGCACCGATCAAGCCGATCCCGATCCATCTGGTGCCTGCGGACAGTCCAACGCACGAAGAGGTGACCGCATGA
- a CDS encoding (2Fe-2S)-binding protein encodes MSLGTAQPLLRRVAETQRAAVSFTLDGRPVQALEGDTVLTAVLTQGAQLRRNEFSGEPRAGFCMMGACQDCWIATADGARLRACSTFIVSGMALLSEMPA; translated from the coding sequence ATGAGCCTTGGCACCGCACAACCCTTGCTGCGCCGCGTCGCCGAGACGCAGCGCGCAGCGGTGTCGTTCACGCTCGACGGCCGGCCGGTGCAGGCGCTGGAAGGCGACACGGTGCTGACCGCCGTGCTCACGCAAGGCGCGCAACTGCGCCGCAACGAATTCAGCGGCGAGCCGCGCGCCGGCTTCTGCATGATGGGCGCCTGTCAGGACTGCTGGATCGCCACCGCCGACGGGGCGCGGCTGCGGGCCTGTTCGACCTTCATCGTGTCCGGCATGGCATTGCTGAGCGAGATGCCGGCATGA
- a CDS encoding ABC transporter permease, protein MTKNGPLALAFNALVIAFMLAPLVVVCVVAFTPENTLTLPTTEFSLRWFRAVFEHSDFMQSFWNSLWLALASATIATLLAVPAGMAITRYAFPGRDFLNALFLSPLIIPHLVLGVALLRMFALVGGTGSFGFLIFAHALIVTPYTLRLVVAALVGFDRSAEQAALSLGASQATVFKRITLPMILPGVTGGWLLAFINSFDEVTMSIFVTSPSTVTLPVRMYMYATESIDPLMAAVSALMVAVTAVAMIVLDRLYGLDRVLVGGHK, encoded by the coding sequence ATGACCAAGAACGGCCCCCTCGCCCTCGCGTTCAACGCGCTCGTCATCGCCTTCATGCTGGCGCCCCTGGTGGTCGTCTGCGTGGTGGCCTTCACGCCCGAAAACACGCTCACGCTGCCGACCACCGAGTTCTCGCTGCGCTGGTTCCGCGCGGTCTTCGAGCACTCGGACTTCATGCAGTCCTTCTGGAACAGCCTGTGGCTGGCGCTCGCGTCCGCGACCATCGCGACGCTGCTCGCGGTGCCGGCGGGCATGGCGATCACGCGCTACGCCTTTCCGGGGCGCGACTTCCTCAACGCGCTCTTCCTGTCGCCACTGATCATTCCGCACCTGGTGCTGGGCGTCGCGCTGCTGCGGATGTTCGCGCTGGTCGGCGGCACCGGCAGCTTCGGCTTCCTGATCTTCGCGCACGCGCTGATCGTCACGCCCTACACGCTGCGCCTGGTGGTGGCCGCGCTGGTCGGCTTCGACCGCAGTGCCGAGCAGGCCGCGCTGTCGCTGGGCGCGAGCCAGGCGACGGTGTTCAAGCGCATCACGCTGCCGATGATCCTGCCGGGCGTCACGGGCGGCTGGCTGCTGGCCTTCATCAACAGCTTCGACGAAGTGACGATGTCGATCTTCGTCACCTCGCCGAGCACGGTGACGCTGCCGGTGCGCATGTACATGTACGCGACCGAGTCGATCGACCCGCTGATGGCGGCCGTGTCGGCGCTGATGGTGGCGGTCACGGCGGTGGCGATGATCGTGCTCGACCGGCTCTACGGGCTCGACCGCGTGCTGGTGGGCGGGCACAAATGA
- a CDS encoding ABC transporter permease has product MSALARKSTPWWLSAPALVLFTVLLLVPLGLTAVLSFNVYDPALGVKSGEFTLEHYIHLFTDSYYYGIFWRTFWISALVALICVLIGTPEAYVLSRMRNPWRSILLLVVLAPLLVSVVVRAFGWSMLLGPEGLVNGLLGVFGLGPVKILYTETAIVIALVHVMLPFMVIPVWTSLQKLDAGVENAALSLGATPFTTLRRIVLPQVMPGILSGSLIVFGLAASSFAIPGLLGGRRLKMVATVVYDEYLHELNWPLGAAVALVLLVANLVVMLSYNRLIEGQYKKSLG; this is encoded by the coding sequence ATGAGCGCACTCGCCAGGAAATCCACGCCCTGGTGGCTCTCGGCCCCGGCGCTGGTGCTGTTCACCGTGCTGCTGCTGGTGCCGCTGGGGCTCACCGCGGTGCTGTCGTTCAACGTGTACGACCCGGCGCTCGGCGTGAAGAGCGGCGAGTTCACGCTCGAGCACTACATCCACCTCTTCACCGACTCGTACTACTACGGCATCTTCTGGCGCACCTTCTGGATCTCGGCGCTGGTCGCACTGATCTGCGTGCTCATCGGCACGCCCGAGGCCTACGTGCTCAGCCGCATGCGCAACCCCTGGCGCTCGATCCTGCTGCTGGTGGTGCTCGCGCCGCTGCTGGTGTCGGTGGTGGTGCGTGCCTTCGGCTGGAGCATGCTGCTCGGCCCCGAGGGCCTGGTCAACGGGCTGCTCGGCGTCTTCGGCCTCGGCCCGGTCAAGATCCTCTACACCGAGACGGCCATCGTCATCGCGCTGGTGCATGTGATGCTGCCCTTCATGGTGATCCCGGTGTGGACCTCGCTGCAGAAGCTCGACGCCGGCGTGGAGAACGCGGCCCTGTCGCTCGGCGCCACGCCCTTCACCACGCTGCGCCGCATCGTGCTGCCGCAGGTCATGCCCGGCATCCTGTCGGGCAGCCTGATCGTCTTCGGCCTCGCCGCCAGCTCCTTCGCGATTCCGGGCCTGCTCGGCGGCCGTCGCCTGAAGATGGTCGCCACGGTGGTGTACGACGAATACCTGCACGAGCTCAACTGGCCGCTCGGCGCCGCTGTTGCGCTGGTGCTGCTCGTTGCCAACCTCGTGGTGATGCTCAGCTACAACCGCCTCATCGAAGGCCAGTACAAGAAATCCCTGGGCTGA
- a CDS encoding ABC transporter ATP-binding protein produces the protein MSFLQLTGVTKYYGTTCAVSAMNLSVEKGEFVSLLGPSGCGKTTTLQMVAGFEAVSSGRIELDGQDITTAKANTRGLGIVFQTYALFPHMTVADNVSFGLEMRKMPKAERQERVAQALALVHLEMHAKKYPRELSGGQRQRVALARALVIEPPVLLLDEPLSNLDAKLREEMQFELRQIQRKVGTTTIMVTHDQSEAMSISDRVVVMEGGRATQIDHPHRVYEHPRTRFISTFVGKANLLEGRVASVGSRTRVEIGPLAVDVDDAGFRPGAAVLLSVRPEKAQLVAAGSGRLQGVVGERFFLGSQWLYRVATPVGDIMVLSPNDGRDALDEGQAAGIDWPDHCTRLLPADESTVEQVPT, from the coding sequence ATGTCATTTCTTCAACTCACCGGCGTGACCAAGTACTACGGCACGACCTGCGCCGTGTCGGCCATGAACCTGTCCGTGGAGAAGGGCGAGTTCGTCTCGCTGCTCGGCCCGTCGGGCTGCGGCAAGACCACCACGCTGCAGATGGTGGCCGGTTTCGAAGCCGTCAGCAGCGGCCGCATCGAACTCGACGGCCAGGACATCACGACCGCCAAGGCCAACACCCGCGGCCTGGGCATCGTGTTCCAGACCTACGCGCTGTTCCCGCACATGACGGTGGCGGACAACGTGAGCTTCGGCCTCGAGATGCGCAAGATGCCCAAGGCCGAGCGGCAGGAACGCGTCGCGCAGGCGCTGGCGCTGGTGCATCTGGAGATGCATGCGAAGAAATACCCGCGCGAGCTCTCCGGCGGCCAGCGCCAGCGCGTCGCCCTGGCCCGCGCGCTGGTGATCGAGCCGCCGGTGCTGCTGCTCGACGAGCCGCTGTCGAACCTCGACGCCAAGCTGCGCGAGGAGATGCAGTTCGAGTTGCGGCAGATCCAGCGCAAGGTCGGCACCACCACCATCATGGTCACGCACGACCAGAGCGAGGCGATGTCCATCAGCGACCGCGTGGTCGTGATGGAAGGTGGCCGCGCCACGCAGATCGACCATCCGCACCGCGTGTACGAGCACCCGCGCACGCGCTTCATCTCGACCTTCGTCGGCAAGGCGAACCTGCTGGAAGGTCGGGTCGCCTCCGTCGGCAGCCGCACGCGCGTCGAGATCGGTCCGCTCGCGGTCGACGTGGACGACGCGGGCTTCCGCCCCGGCGCCGCGGTGCTGCTGAGCGTGCGGCCCGAGAAGGCGCAGTTGGTCGCCGCCGGCAGCGGCCGGCTGCAGGGCGTGGTCGGCGAGCGCTTCTTCCTCGGCAGCCAGTGGCTCTACCGTGTTGCCACGCCGGTCGGCGACATCATGGTGCTGAGCCCCAACGACGGTCGCGACGCGCTCGACGAAGGCCAGGCTGCCGGCATCGACTGGCCCGACCACTGCACGCGCCTGCTGCCGGCCGATGAGTCCACTGTCGAACAGGTGCCTACATGA